Proteins encoded in a region of the Dreissena polymorpha isolate Duluth1 chromosome 6, UMN_Dpol_1.0, whole genome shotgun sequence genome:
- the LOC127834003 gene encoding E3 ubiquitin-protein ligase MSL2-like, producing MHAIELYTSTCKHVMLANPENPESLSELRRLLPCLRQALGCYVCFNVLDRPMGPNHNVCKHFVCQNCVGGKMRLKPSCSWCKDQWLFVPNPLLKVLVTCYKKLCYYIHLSHLGLVLCNSNANGETYNIKSIILEGINITERNDKPVGFTSESSLRCSTEILLSTNTYTTQNLSADNNVQLDTKSLDVFEDADTCTINKADGCSGKPEEKSETFLFLKKAQRQKSVKRSVKIMNKKSIRKTTGKKSKKGIVERKMKGSKTTRKLKLKGVPNLIDNLDDIVPVLTKQVKIQLDPPSLKPLSSCNCGKSGNFNQLTCIGQRCPCYSMKLPCLGTCKCKGCRNPKKEPDFKSSNTFSSAVLRSGTRTTTDTLVC from the coding sequence ATGCACGCAATAGAATTGTATACGTCGACATGCAAGCATGTCATGTTAGCAAATCCTGAAAATCCGGAGTCGTTGAGCGAATTGCGCCGTTTGCTTCCGTGTTTAAGACAAGCGCTTGGTTGTTATGTGTGCTTTAACGTCTTGGATAGGCCGATGGGCCCCAATCACAACGTGTGCAAACATTTCGTCTGCCAAAACTGTGTTGGCGGGAAAATGAGGTTAAAACCGTCGTGCAGCTGGTGTAAGGATCAATGGTTATTTGTACCCAACCCATTGTTAAAGGTTTTGGTGACTTGTTACAAGAAACTGTGCTACTACATCCACCTCTCTCATTTAGGGCTTGTTTTGTGTAATAGTAATGCTAATGGTGAAACCTACAACATCAAGTCAATTATTTTAGAGGGTATTAACATCACTGAACGAAATGATAAACCTGTTGGTTTCACCTCTGAAAGTTCATTACGTTGTAGCACAGAGATATTGCTATCCACAAATACTTACACTACACAGAACTTATCAGCTGACAACAATGTTCAATTGGACACTAAGTCTTTGGATGTTTTTGAAGATGCTGACACTTGTACCATAAACAAAGCCGATGGTTGTTCTGGAAAACCTGAGgaaaaatctgaaacatttttgtttcttaaaaaggCACAGCggcaaaaatctgtaaaaaggagTGTTAAAATCATGAACAAAAAGTCTATTAGAAAAACAACAGGCAAAAAATCTAAGAAAGGAATAGTCGAAAGGAAAATGAAAGGATCGAAAACAACACGGAAGTTAAAACTAAAGGGTGTTCCCAACCTAATTGATAATTTGGATGACATTGTACCAGTATTGACAAAACAGGTGAAAATACAGCTGGATCCACCCAGTTTGAAACCACTGAGTTCTTGTAATTGTGGAAAATCTGGTAATTTTAATCAGCTGACTTGTATTGGACAAAGGTGCCCCTGCTACAGTATGAAGCTCCCGTGTCTAGGGACTTGCAAATGCAAGGGCTGCAGAAACCCGAAGAAAGAGCCTGATTTCAAGTCAAGCAATACTTTCAGTTCTGCTGTCCTGAGATCTGGAACAAGAACAACCACGGACACTCTTGTGTGCTAA